The proteins below are encoded in one region of Deltaproteobacteria bacterium:
- a CDS encoding virulence RhuM family protein: MAELFQTSVPNINMHLRNIFAEGELLQEATIKDSLIVQQEGTRKVSRAVSFYNLDVVISLGYRIKSQRGTQFRIWATERLREYIVKGFTLDDDRLKQAGGGIYFEELLERIRDIRSSEKVFWRKVLDIYAISIDYNPSAEITQQFFDTVQNKMHWAAHGQTAAEVISQRADAGLPHMGLTSWGGSRPRKSDVGVARNYLHGEELEALNQIVTAYLEFAELQARNRKPMYMQDWIARLDDFLRLSERDILTHAGKISHEIAIEIAERQYEQFSLKQLAKTSPVEIDFLESIKKIEKLKPAKPPKKNTRKNQ, encoded by the coding sequence ATGGCCGAGTTGTTCCAGACTTCCGTCCCTAACATTAATATGCATCTCCGCAATATATTTGCAGAAGGTGAGCTGCTCCAGGAGGCAACTATTAAGGATTCCTTAATAGTTCAACAGGAAGGGACCCGCAAGGTGTCACGGGCAGTCTCCTTCTACAACTTGGATGTAGTTATTTCATTAGGTTACAGGATTAAATCCCAGCGGGGCACCCAATTCCGAATTTGGGCTACCGAACGCTTACGGGAATACATAGTCAAAGGGTTTACTCTGGATGACGACAGGCTAAAGCAGGCGGGCGGGGGAATCTATTTTGAAGAATTGCTCGAACGTATCCGCGACATCCGTTCCTCTGAGAAGGTATTTTGGCGGAAAGTACTGGATATTTATGCCATCAGCATTGATTACAATCCCAGTGCCGAGATAACCCAACAGTTCTTTGACACCGTTCAAAATAAAATGCATTGGGCCGCCCATGGTCAAACTGCGGCCGAGGTCATTTCACAACGGGCCGATGCCGGGTTGCCCCACATGGGACTAACCAGTTGGGGGGGCAGCCGACCCCGTAAATCCGATGTTGGAGTGGCCAGAAACTATTTGCATGGGGAAGAACTGGAGGCCCTCAACCAGATCGTGACGGCCTACTTGGAATTTGCAGAACTCCAAGCCCGTAACCGGAAGCCCATGTACATGCAGGACTGGATTGCCAGGCTCGACGATTTTCTACGGCTCAGCGAACGGGATATCCTCACCCATGCGGGCAAGATCAGCCATGAAATAGCTATTGAAATAGCTGAGAGACAATATGAGCAATTCAGCCTGAAACAACTGGCGAAAACGAGCCCGGTGGAAATAGATTTCCTGGAGTCGATCAAGAAGATAGAAAAGCTAAAGCCGGCAAAACCACCCAAAAAGAATACAAGGAAGAACCAATGA